One genomic segment of Syngnathus acus chromosome 1, fSynAcu1.2, whole genome shotgun sequence includes these proteins:
- the LOC119124647 gene encoding uncharacterized protein LOC119124647 gives MEGATQPVPEKPDLDDLIKLCFRLAFSNKEILAVLAHNAQTIISIRTLKRTCKRLGLFRRKNQSDLGDVLAFVQHEILTCGQMQGYRWLHLRAIQKGFVVSQDTIRHIIKLVDPVGVELRRARRLRRRQYSCRGPNALWHMDGYDKLKPYGICIHGCIDGFSRYVLWAEAYTTNNDPKVIASYFIKTVSRIGGCPERIRADRGTENGCVEQMQLCLRQNHSDNFAGEKSFLYGRSTANQRIEGWWSILRKQSAQFWINLFQTLQEDGHYTGDFLDKSLIQFCFLNLVQDELDEVVNTWNSHKIRPRSNGDTASGRPVVMYSFPAMHSAEDRLKPTGMQDITACMEECTPKCQFPCDETVFELCCLLMEENEWHAPSDPLHASDLYHMLREELLKIV, from the exons ATGGAGGGTGCAACTCAACCAGTGCCTgaaaagccggatttggatgaCTTAATCAAGCTATGCTTTAGACTTGCATTCAGCAACAAGGAAATACTTGCAGTTTTAGCACATAATGCTCAGACGATTATAAGTATTCGGACTCTGAAGAGAACTTGTAAAAGACTTGGTCTGTTCCGAAGAAAGAATCAGTCGGACCTGGGAGATGTGTTGGCTTTTGTCCAGCATGAAATCCTGACTTGTGGCCAGATGCAAGGTTATCGCTGGCTTCATCTACGTGCGATTCAAAAAGGATTTGTTGTCTCACAAGATACAATAAGACATATTATAAAATTGGTTGACCCGGTCGGCGTGGAATTAAGAAGAGCACGACGCCTTAGAAGACGCCAGTACAGCTGCAGAGGCCCAAATGCTCTTTGGCACATGGATGGCTATGATAAATTAAAACCCTATGGGATTTGCATCCATGGTTGTATTGATGGGTTTAGCCGGTATGTGTTATGGGCAGAGGCCTATACCACAAACAATGATCCCAAGGTGATTGCAAGTTATTTTATCAAAACAGTTTCGCGCATTGGTGGATGTCCAGAGAGGATCCGTGCAGACAGGGGCACAGAAAATGGTTGTGTTGAACAGATGCAATTGTGTTTGCGACAAAACCACTCTGACAATTTTGCTGGGGAGAAAAGTTTTCTTTACGGGAGAAGTACTGCCAATCAGCGCATTGAAGGGTGGTGGTCCATCCTTCGCAAACAGAGCGCACAGTTCTggattaatttatttcaaactcTTCAGGAGGATGGTCACTACACAGGAGATTTTCTGGATAAAAGTCTTATCCAGTTCTGCTTTCTTAATCTTGTGCag gatgagctggatgaagttgtGAACACATGGAACTCGCACAAAATAAGACCAAGGTCGAACGGTGATACAGCTTCAGGCCGGCCAGTCGTCATGTATTCATTCCCTGCCATGCACAGTGCCGAGGATCGACTGAAACCCACTGGAATGCAAGATATCACTGCGTGTATGGAAGAGTGCACTCCAAAATGCCAGTTTCCTTGCGATGAAACTGTATTTGAACTGTGTTGTCTGCTAATGGAGGAAAATGAATGGCACGCTCCATCAGATCCATTGCATGCAAGTGACTTGTATCATATGTTGAGAGAGGAATTACTGAAGATTGTTTGA